Proteins from a single region of Chryseobacterium sp. W4I1:
- a CDS encoding ferritin-like domain-containing protein → METKKTTKKAATKTPVKKAGKAPAKKGAAKKLEDLFEDSLKDIYWAEKALVKALPKMHKNATDPKLKAAIEKHYNETKVHVKRLEECFASLGKKAQAKKCDAMQGLLDEGKSIMEETEPGAVRDAGIVAASQKVEHYEIATYGSLAAYAKVLKEKDCLNNLLATLSEEKKCDALLTKIADTAINSKAK, encoded by the coding sequence ATGGAAACAAAAAAAACAACAAAAAAAGCAGCGACGAAAACGCCAGTAAAAAAAGCAGGTAAGGCTCCTGCAAAAAAAGGTGCAGCGAAAAAGCTGGAGGATTTGTTTGAAGATTCGTTGAAAGACATTTATTGGGCAGAAAAGGCACTGGTAAAAGCACTTCCTAAAATGCATAAAAATGCAACAGATCCAAAATTAAAAGCTGCTATTGAAAAGCATTATAATGAGACTAAAGTTCATGTAAAAAGACTTGAAGAATGCTTCGCTTCACTTGGAAAAAAAGCTCAGGCTAAAAAATGCGATGCAATGCAGGGATTATTGGATGAAGGAAAAAGCATTATGGAAGAAACTGAACCGGGAGCCGTAAGAGATGCAGGAATTGTTGCTGCCTCACAAAAAGTGGAACATTACGAAATTGCCACTTATGGGTCACTTGCCGCTTATGCGAAAGTATTAAAAGAAAAAGACTGCCTTAATAACCTGTTGGCTACCCTTTCAGAAGAAAAAAAATGTGATGCATTGCTTACGAAAATAGCAGATACGGCTATTAACAGTAAAGCAAAGTAA
- a CDS encoding glutathione synthase: MLNRNFTKSDFVLNNENRYQLEFTVNEIGEGSNLTVERKKENGEYETVQAEISRLNDKIFINWSEPFDGRLIFEK, translated from the coding sequence ATGTTAAATAGAAATTTTACAAAATCAGATTTCGTATTGAATAATGAAAACCGATATCAGTTAGAATTTACCGTTAATGAAATCGGTGAAGGATCCAATTTAACGGTTGAAAGGAAAAAAGAGAATGGTGAATATGAAACCGTTCAGGCGGAGATAAGCAGATTGAATGATAAAATATTTATAAACTGGAGTGAGCCATTCGACGGCAGACTTATTTTTGAAAAATAA